One window of the Camelus dromedarius isolate mCamDro1 chromosome 15, mCamDro1.pat, whole genome shotgun sequence genome contains the following:
- the SNRPG gene encoding small nuclear ribonucleoprotein G: MSKAHPPELKKFMDKKLSLKLNGGRHVQGILRGFDPFMNLVIDECVEMATSGQQNNIGMVVIRGNSIIMLEALERV, translated from the exons ATGAGCAAAGCTCACCCACCCGAGTTgaagaa ATTTATGGACAAGAAGTTATCAT TGAAATTAAATGGTGGCAGACATGTCCAAGGAATACTGCGAGGATTTGACCCCTTTATGAATCTTGTGATAGATGAATGTGTGGAGATGGCAACTAGTGGGCAACAGAACAACATTGGAATGGTG gtaATACGAGGAAACAGCATCATCATGTTAGAAGCCTTGGAACGAGTATGA